A region of Etheostoma cragini isolate CJK2018 chromosome 24, CSU_Ecrag_1.0, whole genome shotgun sequence DNA encodes the following proteins:
- the LOC117939467 gene encoding major facilitator superfamily domain-containing protein 6-like isoform X2, translated as MPADDKVAILTDDEEEQKRKYVLAEPFDAAPSGQPAGVSADKPPEAVDTPPGQPDAPQPASIDCCERMCLRINSHLLISKIFYLFFYAAYGSLHPLLALYYKQLGMSASRSGLLVGIRYFIEFCSAPFWGVVADRFKKGKMVLLFSVLCWLVFNCGIGFVKPAEMMCVVIGADLPPTVVAAETTTLPHDNFTQTSNSTNRTRRRRSFLELSGFPQILDSHFSVLQRHERSTVSNATSAPLEPANTTQLAPNATLPTTTSTTTTTPPASTSAEKHQIVYNKDQVESIFLLILLVIIVGEFFSAPAVTIVDTVTLQYLGRARDRYGLQRMWGSLGWGLAMLLVGIWIDHTHIIVPIDGVGCVVPDFRLHNYQIAFIVFGVLMGVAFVVATQFYFDNGGDYSQELPEGAAEDGSSPRALPETESDCSGQTPPDAAPEFHYSDLLKLLCSVRYSSVLFVAWFMGFGYGFVFSFLYWHLEDLHGTTTLFGVCSVLSHISELVAYFTSHKFIELVGHVRVLYIGLACNTARYLYISYLKNAWTVLPMEVLQGVTHASVWAACISYLSAAVPPALRTSAQGILQGLHLGLGRGCGAMVGGVFVNYFGAAETFRGIGMASLVILLIFSFIQCLTGETEEKEDRMLAENIPVPSSPVPIATIDLVQSQTVPGSPTPAHQAALRPIMKTKHQEEQEDVSRPAWVLSGAPWVTIAFAIVQIKEMMNMVKTRRPPTETHPLQVPNEQASAEYKAVATSYRNPGDDGTGAPTQTSTAHPTPTDSNEDKDQTHPSSDGGKEQPASTADNTH; from the exons ATGCCAGCTGACGACAAGGTTGCCATCCTGACGGACGACGAGGAGGAGCAGAAGAGGAAGTATGTGTTGGCCGAGCCGTTCGACGCGGCGCCGTCGGGGCAGCCGGCAGGTGTCTCCGCGGATAAGCCACCAGAAGCCGTGGACACGCCGCCCGGGCAGCCGGATGCCCCGCAGCCCGCCTCCATAGACTGCTGCGAGAGGATGTGCCTCCGCATCAACAGCCACCTCCTCATCTCCAAGATCTTCTACCTCTTCTTCTACGCCGCGTACGGCTCGCTGCACCCGCTACTCGCCCTGTACTACAAGCAGCTCGGCATGTCGGCCAGCCGCAGCGGGCTGCTCGTCGGCATCCGCTACTTCATCGAGTTCTGCAGCGCCCCCTTCTGGGGGGTGGTGGCCGACCGCTTCAAGAAGGGCAAGATGGTGCTGCTGTTTTCCGTCCTGTGCTGGCTGGTGTTCAACTGCGGCATCGGCTTCGTTAAACCGGCGGAGATGATGTGCGTGGTCATAGGCGCCGACCTTCCTCCGACGGTCGTGGCGGCCGAGACGACGACCCTCCCACACGACAACTTCACGCAGACGAGCAACTCCACCAACCGCACCAGACGTCGCCGGAGCTTTCTAGAGCTCAGCGGGTTTCCTCAGATCCTGGACTCGCATTTCAGCGTGCTCCAGAGGCACGAGCGAAGCACAGTATCCAACGCAACATCCGCACCCTTGGAGCCGGCCAACACCACCCAGCTTGCGCCAAACGCCACACTCc ccaccaccacctccaccaccaccacgaCCCCCCCAGCTTCGACTTCAGCCGAGAAGCACCAGATCGTCTACAACAAGGACCAGGTGGAGAGCATCTTCCTGCTCATTCTGCTCGTCATCATCGTCGGCGAGTTCTTCAGCGCGCCGGCCGTCACCATCGTGGACACCGTCACCCTGCAGTACCTCGGCAGGGCGCGCGACCGCTACGGCCTGCAGAGGATGTGGGGCTCGCTGGGCTGGGGTCTTGCCATGCTGCTGGTGGGCATCTGGATCGACCACACCCACATCATCGTGCCGATTGACGGCGTGGGCTGCGTCGTGCCCGACTTCCGTCTCCACAACTACCAGATCGCCTTCATTGTATTCGGCGTGCTGATGGGTGTCGCGTTCGTCGTCGCCACTCAGTTTTACTTTGATAACGGCGGCGACTACAGCCAGGAGCTTCCAGAGGGGGCGGCCGAGGACGGGAGCAGCCCGAGAGCGTTACCGGAGACCGAGTCCGACTGCTCGGGCCAGACGCCCCCGGACGCTGCTCCGGAGTTCCACTACAGTGACCTGCTGAAGCTGCTCTGCAGCGTGCGCTACAGCTCGGTGCTGTTCGTCGCCTGGTTCATGGGCTTCGGCTACGGCTTCGTCTTCAGCTTCCTGTACTGGCATCTGGAGGACCTGCACGGGACCACCACGCTGTTTGGGGTCTGCTCGGTCCTGAGCCACATCTCGGAGCTCGTCGCCTACTTCACCAGCCACAAGTTCATCGAGCTGGTCGGACACGTCAG GGTACTGTACATCGGCCTGGCCTGCAACACTGCTCGCTACCTGTACATCTCCTACCTGAAGAACGCCTGGACCGTCCTGCCCATGGAGGTCCTTCAAG GTGTGACCCACGCCTCAGTTTGGGCCGCCTGTATCTCCTATCTGAGTGCCGCGGTCCCCCCGGCCCTGAGGACATCGGCGCAGGGCATCCTGCAGGGCCTCCACCTGGGCCTGGGCCGTGGCTGCGGAGCCATGGTGGGGGGAGTGTTCGTCAACTACTTTG gtgctgcagagacgttcAGAGGAATTGGCATGGCCTCCCTCGTCATCCTCCTAATCTTCTCCTTCATCCAGTGTCTGACTGGAGAGACTGAGGAGAAAG AGGACAGAATGCTTGCGGAGAACATCCCGGTTCCCTCCAGCCCCGTGCCCATCGCTACCATCGACCTGGTGCAGAGCCAGACTGTCCCCGGGAGCCCCACCCCGGCGCACCAGGCCGCCCTGCGGCCCATCATGAAGACCAAACACCAGGAGGAGCAGGAAGACGTCAGCAGACCAGCCTGGGTGCTCTCCGGCGCCCCCTGGGTCACCATCGCCTTCGCCATCGTCCAGATCAAGGAGATGATGAACATGGTGAAGACCCGCAGACCGCCCACAGAGACTCACCCCCTTCAG GTTCCTAATGAGCAGGCGTCGGCCGAGTACAAGGCGGTGGCGACGTCCTACAGAAACCCGGGTGATGACGGCACAGGAGCGCCCACACAAACATCCACCGCCCATCCAACACCCACAGACTCTAACGAGGACAAAGACCAAACGCACCCGTCCTCAGACGGTGGGAAAGAACAGCCAGCCTCCACAGCTGACAACACACACTGA
- the LOC117939467 gene encoding major facilitator superfamily domain-containing protein 6-A-like isoform X1, with the protein MPADDKVAILTDDEEEQKRKYVLAEPFDAAPSGQPAGVSADKPPEAVDTPPGQPDAPQPASIDCCERMCLRINSHLLISKIFYLFFYAAYGSLHPLLALYYKQLGMSASRSGLLVGIRYFIEFCSAPFWGVVADRFKKGKMVLLFSVLCWLVFNCGIGFVKPAEMMCVVIGADLPPTVVAAETTTLPHDNFTQTSNSTNRTRRRRSFLELSGFPQILDSHFSVLQRHERSTVSNATSAPLEPANTTQLAPNATLPTTTTTTTTTTTTTTSTTTTTPPASTSAEKHQIVYNKDQVESIFLLILLVIIVGEFFSAPAVTIVDTVTLQYLGRARDRYGLQRMWGSLGWGLAMLLVGIWIDHTHIIVPIDGVGCVVPDFRLHNYQIAFIVFGVLMGVAFVVATQFYFDNGGDYSQELPEGAAEDGSSPRALPETESDCSGQTPPDAAPEFHYSDLLKLLCSVRYSSVLFVAWFMGFGYGFVFSFLYWHLEDLHGTTTLFGVCSVLSHISELVAYFTSHKFIELVGHVRVLYIGLACNTARYLYISYLKNAWTVLPMEVLQGVTHASVWAACISYLSAAVPPALRTSAQGILQGLHLGLGRGCGAMVGGVFVNYFGAAETFRGIGMASLVILLIFSFIQCLTGETEEKEDRMLAENIPVPSSPVPIATIDLVQSQTVPGSPTPAHQAALRPIMKTKHQEEQEDVSRPAWVLSGAPWVTIAFAIVQIKEMMNMVKTRRPPTETHPLQVPNEQASAEYKAVATSYRNPGDDGTGAPTQTSTAHPTPTDSNEDKDQTHPSSDGGKEQPASTADNTH; encoded by the exons ATGCCAGCTGACGACAAGGTTGCCATCCTGACGGACGACGAGGAGGAGCAGAAGAGGAAGTATGTGTTGGCCGAGCCGTTCGACGCGGCGCCGTCGGGGCAGCCGGCAGGTGTCTCCGCGGATAAGCCACCAGAAGCCGTGGACACGCCGCCCGGGCAGCCGGATGCCCCGCAGCCCGCCTCCATAGACTGCTGCGAGAGGATGTGCCTCCGCATCAACAGCCACCTCCTCATCTCCAAGATCTTCTACCTCTTCTTCTACGCCGCGTACGGCTCGCTGCACCCGCTACTCGCCCTGTACTACAAGCAGCTCGGCATGTCGGCCAGCCGCAGCGGGCTGCTCGTCGGCATCCGCTACTTCATCGAGTTCTGCAGCGCCCCCTTCTGGGGGGTGGTGGCCGACCGCTTCAAGAAGGGCAAGATGGTGCTGCTGTTTTCCGTCCTGTGCTGGCTGGTGTTCAACTGCGGCATCGGCTTCGTTAAACCGGCGGAGATGATGTGCGTGGTCATAGGCGCCGACCTTCCTCCGACGGTCGTGGCGGCCGAGACGACGACCCTCCCACACGACAACTTCACGCAGACGAGCAACTCCACCAACCGCACCAGACGTCGCCGGAGCTTTCTAGAGCTCAGCGGGTTTCCTCAGATCCTGGACTCGCATTTCAGCGTGCTCCAGAGGCACGAGCGAAGCACAGTATCCAACGCAACATCCGCACCCTTGGAGCCGGCCAACACCACCCAGCTTGCGCCAAACGCCACACTCcccactaccaccaccaccaccaccaccaccaccaccaccaccacctccaccaccaccacgaCCCCCCCAGCTTCGACTTCAGCCGAGAAGCACCAGATCGTCTACAACAAGGACCAGGTGGAGAGCATCTTCCTGCTCATTCTGCTCGTCATCATCGTCGGCGAGTTCTTCAGCGCGCCGGCCGTCACCATCGTGGACACCGTCACCCTGCAGTACCTCGGCAGGGCGCGCGACCGCTACGGCCTGCAGAGGATGTGGGGCTCGCTGGGCTGGGGTCTTGCCATGCTGCTGGTGGGCATCTGGATCGACCACACCCACATCATCGTGCCGATTGACGGCGTGGGCTGCGTCGTGCCCGACTTCCGTCTCCACAACTACCAGATCGCCTTCATTGTATTCGGCGTGCTGATGGGTGTCGCGTTCGTCGTCGCCACTCAGTTTTACTTTGATAACGGCGGCGACTACAGCCAGGAGCTTCCAGAGGGGGCGGCCGAGGACGGGAGCAGCCCGAGAGCGTTACCGGAGACCGAGTCCGACTGCTCGGGCCAGACGCCCCCGGACGCTGCTCCGGAGTTCCACTACAGTGACCTGCTGAAGCTGCTCTGCAGCGTGCGCTACAGCTCGGTGCTGTTCGTCGCCTGGTTCATGGGCTTCGGCTACGGCTTCGTCTTCAGCTTCCTGTACTGGCATCTGGAGGACCTGCACGGGACCACCACGCTGTTTGGGGTCTGCTCGGTCCTGAGCCACATCTCGGAGCTCGTCGCCTACTTCACCAGCCACAAGTTCATCGAGCTGGTCGGACACGTCAG GGTACTGTACATCGGCCTGGCCTGCAACACTGCTCGCTACCTGTACATCTCCTACCTGAAGAACGCCTGGACCGTCCTGCCCATGGAGGTCCTTCAAG GTGTGACCCACGCCTCAGTTTGGGCCGCCTGTATCTCCTATCTGAGTGCCGCGGTCCCCCCGGCCCTGAGGACATCGGCGCAGGGCATCCTGCAGGGCCTCCACCTGGGCCTGGGCCGTGGCTGCGGAGCCATGGTGGGGGGAGTGTTCGTCAACTACTTTG gtgctgcagagacgttcAGAGGAATTGGCATGGCCTCCCTCGTCATCCTCCTAATCTTCTCCTTCATCCAGTGTCTGACTGGAGAGACTGAGGAGAAAG AGGACAGAATGCTTGCGGAGAACATCCCGGTTCCCTCCAGCCCCGTGCCCATCGCTACCATCGACCTGGTGCAGAGCCAGACTGTCCCCGGGAGCCCCACCCCGGCGCACCAGGCCGCCCTGCGGCCCATCATGAAGACCAAACACCAGGAGGAGCAGGAAGACGTCAGCAGACCAGCCTGGGTGCTCTCCGGCGCCCCCTGGGTCACCATCGCCTTCGCCATCGTCCAGATCAAGGAGATGATGAACATGGTGAAGACCCGCAGACCGCCCACAGAGACTCACCCCCTTCAG GTTCCTAATGAGCAGGCGTCGGCCGAGTACAAGGCGGTGGCGACGTCCTACAGAAACCCGGGTGATGACGGCACAGGAGCGCCCACACAAACATCCACCGCCCATCCAACACCCACAGACTCTAACGAGGACAAAGACCAAACGCACCCGTCCTCAGACGGTGGGAAAGAACAGCCAGCCTCCACAGCTGACAACACACACTGA
- the LOC117939467 gene encoding major facilitator superfamily domain-containing protein 6-A-like isoform X3, translated as MPADDKVAILTDDEEEQKRKYVLAEPFDAAPSGQPAGVSADKPPEAVDTPPGQPDAPQPASIDCCERMCLRINSHLLISKIFYLFFYAAYGSLHPLLALYYKQLGMSASRSGLLVGIRYFIEFCSAPFWGVVADRFKKGKMVLLFSVLCWLVFNCGIGFVKPAEMMCVVIGADLPPTVVAAETTTLPHDNFTQTSNSTNRTRRRRSFLELSGFPQILDSHFSVLQRHERSTVSNATSAPLEPANTTQLAPNATLPTTTTTTTTTTTTTTSTTTTTPPASTSAEKHQIVYNKDQVESIFLLILLVIIVGEFFSAPAVTIVDTVTLQYLGRARDRYGLQRMWGSLGWGLAMLLVGIWIDHTHIIVPIDGVGCVVPDFRLHNYQIAFIVFGVLMGVAFVVATQFYFDNGGDYSQELPEGAAEDGSSPRALPETESDCSGQTPPDAAPEFHYSDLLKLLCSVRYSSVLFVAWFMGFGYGFVFSFLYWHLEDLHGTTTLFGVCSVLSHISELVAYFTSHKFIELVGHVRVLYIGLACNTARYLYISYLKNAWTVLPMEVLQGVTHASVWAACISYLSAAVPPALRTSAQGILQGLHLGLGRGCGAMVGGVFVNYFGAAETFRGIGMASLVILLIFSFIQCLTGETEEKEDRMLAENIPVPSSPVPIATIDLVQSQTVPGSPTPAHQAALRPIMKTKHQEEQEDVSRPAWVLSGAPWVTIAFAIVQIKEMMNMVKTRRPPTETHPLQVKGS; from the exons ATGCCAGCTGACGACAAGGTTGCCATCCTGACGGACGACGAGGAGGAGCAGAAGAGGAAGTATGTGTTGGCCGAGCCGTTCGACGCGGCGCCGTCGGGGCAGCCGGCAGGTGTCTCCGCGGATAAGCCACCAGAAGCCGTGGACACGCCGCCCGGGCAGCCGGATGCCCCGCAGCCCGCCTCCATAGACTGCTGCGAGAGGATGTGCCTCCGCATCAACAGCCACCTCCTCATCTCCAAGATCTTCTACCTCTTCTTCTACGCCGCGTACGGCTCGCTGCACCCGCTACTCGCCCTGTACTACAAGCAGCTCGGCATGTCGGCCAGCCGCAGCGGGCTGCTCGTCGGCATCCGCTACTTCATCGAGTTCTGCAGCGCCCCCTTCTGGGGGGTGGTGGCCGACCGCTTCAAGAAGGGCAAGATGGTGCTGCTGTTTTCCGTCCTGTGCTGGCTGGTGTTCAACTGCGGCATCGGCTTCGTTAAACCGGCGGAGATGATGTGCGTGGTCATAGGCGCCGACCTTCCTCCGACGGTCGTGGCGGCCGAGACGACGACCCTCCCACACGACAACTTCACGCAGACGAGCAACTCCACCAACCGCACCAGACGTCGCCGGAGCTTTCTAGAGCTCAGCGGGTTTCCTCAGATCCTGGACTCGCATTTCAGCGTGCTCCAGAGGCACGAGCGAAGCACAGTATCCAACGCAACATCCGCACCCTTGGAGCCGGCCAACACCACCCAGCTTGCGCCAAACGCCACACTCcccactaccaccaccaccaccaccaccaccaccaccaccaccacctccaccaccaccacgaCCCCCCCAGCTTCGACTTCAGCCGAGAAGCACCAGATCGTCTACAACAAGGACCAGGTGGAGAGCATCTTCCTGCTCATTCTGCTCGTCATCATCGTCGGCGAGTTCTTCAGCGCGCCGGCCGTCACCATCGTGGACACCGTCACCCTGCAGTACCTCGGCAGGGCGCGCGACCGCTACGGCCTGCAGAGGATGTGGGGCTCGCTGGGCTGGGGTCTTGCCATGCTGCTGGTGGGCATCTGGATCGACCACACCCACATCATCGTGCCGATTGACGGCGTGGGCTGCGTCGTGCCCGACTTCCGTCTCCACAACTACCAGATCGCCTTCATTGTATTCGGCGTGCTGATGGGTGTCGCGTTCGTCGTCGCCACTCAGTTTTACTTTGATAACGGCGGCGACTACAGCCAGGAGCTTCCAGAGGGGGCGGCCGAGGACGGGAGCAGCCCGAGAGCGTTACCGGAGACCGAGTCCGACTGCTCGGGCCAGACGCCCCCGGACGCTGCTCCGGAGTTCCACTACAGTGACCTGCTGAAGCTGCTCTGCAGCGTGCGCTACAGCTCGGTGCTGTTCGTCGCCTGGTTCATGGGCTTCGGCTACGGCTTCGTCTTCAGCTTCCTGTACTGGCATCTGGAGGACCTGCACGGGACCACCACGCTGTTTGGGGTCTGCTCGGTCCTGAGCCACATCTCGGAGCTCGTCGCCTACTTCACCAGCCACAAGTTCATCGAGCTGGTCGGACACGTCAG GGTACTGTACATCGGCCTGGCCTGCAACACTGCTCGCTACCTGTACATCTCCTACCTGAAGAACGCCTGGACCGTCCTGCCCATGGAGGTCCTTCAAG GTGTGACCCACGCCTCAGTTTGGGCCGCCTGTATCTCCTATCTGAGTGCCGCGGTCCCCCCGGCCCTGAGGACATCGGCGCAGGGCATCCTGCAGGGCCTCCACCTGGGCCTGGGCCGTGGCTGCGGAGCCATGGTGGGGGGAGTGTTCGTCAACTACTTTG gtgctgcagagacgttcAGAGGAATTGGCATGGCCTCCCTCGTCATCCTCCTAATCTTCTCCTTCATCCAGTGTCTGACTGGAGAGACTGAGGAGAAAG AGGACAGAATGCTTGCGGAGAACATCCCGGTTCCCTCCAGCCCCGTGCCCATCGCTACCATCGACCTGGTGCAGAGCCAGACTGTCCCCGGGAGCCCCACCCCGGCGCACCAGGCCGCCCTGCGGCCCATCATGAAGACCAAACACCAGGAGGAGCAGGAAGACGTCAGCAGACCAGCCTGGGTGCTCTCCGGCGCCCCCTGGGTCACCATCGCCTTCGCCATCGTCCAGATCAAGGAGATGATGAACATGGTGAAGACCCGCAGACCGCCCACAGAGACTCACCCCCTTCAGGTGAA AGGTTCCTAA
- the LOC117939517 gene encoding leucine-rich repeat-containing protein 3B — protein MKEFLFLVLAVTEATSRSRSSWCELGCDCRGDLKFTICSRAHFAQLPARFPPNTELLDLSDNHISGIPERSFAKTRKLRVLLLQNNNISVVEDAAFSHMEFLQKLDLSWNHISVLTEGFSAGLAFLKELQLSHNRLTSLDSRSFLHLDALQRLNLTANSIHTIQVRSFSTMSRLRQLHLPDNRLTSLRSGAFSMLRSLEVLNLAGNRISETETGVFKPLTSVTVLNLAYNHMSTVDFKVFLGIHAYSAHILLEGNPWNCDCDLQRVFRKLRSIQRLFLDDYYNLTCEEPAVLRDYRLMDVDTGLCLAETVTVLVITFTVVITVLAAMLMGERKRKKQNRRKHWTQQGALSDESDN, from the coding sequence ATGAAGGAGTTCCTGTTCCTCGTCCTGGCGGTGACGGAGGCGACCTCCAGGTCTCGCAGCAGCTGGTGTGAGCTGGGCTGCGACTGTCGAGGCGATCTGAAGTTCACAATCTGCTCCAGGGCGCACTTCGCCCAGCTGCCCGCCAGATTCCCCCCCAACACTGAGCTCCTGGACCTGTCCGATAACCATATCTCCGGCATCCCCGAACGCTCCTTTGCCAAAACCCGCAAGCTTCGAGTCCTGCTGTTGCAGAACAACAACATCAGCGTGGTGGAAGACGCCGCCTTCTCCCACATGGAGTTCCTTCAGAAACTGGACCTGAGCTGGAACCACATCTCAGTCCTGACAGAAGGTTTCTCCGCCGGTCTGGCTTTCCTGAAGGAGCTGCAGCTCTCCCACAACCGCCTGACCAGCCTGGACAGCCGCAGCTTCCTTCACCTGGACGCCCTCCAACGATTAAACCTGACCGCCAACAGCATCCACACCATCCAGGTGCGGTCGTTCTCCACTATGAGTAGGCTGCGGCAGCTCCACCTCCCTGACAACCGACTGACGTCGCTGCGAAGCGGGGCGTTCTCCATGTTGCGCTCCCTAGAGGTCCTCAACCTGGCCGGGAACCGGATCAGCGAGACAGAGACCGGCGTCTTCAAGCCGCTCACCAGCGTGACGGTGCTCAACCTGGCCTACAACCACATGTCCACCGTCGACTTCAAGGTGTTCCTCGGCATCCACGCGTACAGCGCCCACATCCTGCTGGAGGGGAACCCGTGGAACTGCGACTGCGACCTGCAGAGGGTTTTCCGGAAGCTGCGGAGCATCCAGAGGCTCTTCCTGGACGACTACTACAACCTGACCTGTGAGGAGCCGGCGGTCCTCAGGGACTACCGGCTTATGGACGTGGACACGGGGCTGTGCCTCGCCGAGACGGTCACCGTGCTTGTCATCACCTTCACTGTGGTGATAACGGTGCTGGCCGCCATGCTGATGGgcgagaggaagaggaagaaacagaACAGGAGGAAGCACTGGACACAGCAGGGAGCGCTATCTGACGAGTCGGACAACTga